TCAGCCATGTTCCTCTCCTGGAAAAATATAAAATTATCATTCCGGCTCTATAAACGAGTCCGGTTGTTCAAGTGCGTTAAAATCGATTCAGATTCCTATCCTATTCTTTCTACCAGAGAGACAATCCAAAAAATCAAAACGAATAGGAACTTGATCGGAAGATTTCGTTTTCATTTTAGAAATTCTTAATACTAATCATATGATTAGCATTCTGCTTGCAAGAAATTTGATAAACTAAAGAGTCAAGTTGTGCCTAAGGTATTCGAAATCTACGGTTCCAAATTTTTCTTTTTTGCGAATCAAGTAAATTCAAGAGAGTGTTACACATTCATATCCGCAAAGGGGAACAAGTTGCAAAATTTTGGATCGAACCTCAAGTCCTGTCAGTCGAAAACAACGCAATTCGTTCTCAAGAATTGAATTGGATCCACGAAGAAATAGAAATGAATCAAGGAATTATACAAGGAAAATGGAATGATTTTTTCAATTCATGACGCAGAAGGCGCAGGGAGTTTGGTTTGAGGGAGATACTCTTTGAATCGCTCTTTATGACGGCAGAAAACTTTCGACTCCCTTTTGGCATTTTTTCCCCGTCTTCTTCCTGTGACTCCGGAACAAGGATCCAAAGTGATCCTCAGCGGTGGAGGAATCGGTCTTCCCTGGGATGAGATCGATGAAAATAGCAGCGTAAGCATACTGCATCTTGGAATCGGAGATCA
This genomic interval from Leptospira stimsonii contains the following:
- a CDS encoding DUF2442 domain-containing protein → MAFFPRLLPVTPEQGSKVILSGGGIGLPWDEIDENSSVSILHLGIGDQTKRSSH
- a CDS encoding DUF4160 domain-containing protein — encoded protein: MLHIHIRKGEQVAKFWIEPQVLSVENNAIRSQELNWIHEEIEMNQGIIQGKWNDFFNS